From the Streptomyces syringium genome, one window contains:
- a CDS encoding lantibiotic dehydratase, with translation MTGTRTALRAHDWADFRPTRRLGDSEWHMWGVGLLRSAGFPASGLALLGGPGAAAAADRGDRDAFAAAYRADSEAEACRLAVLARDEKVRTAIAWQNRTVYRVLDALAAGTGKDSKRKQRERTLAMYWLRYCAKAETIGFFGPAAWISVGRSREALAVDHGERLVARSRTFFERWALAALADWMVAQPGARWWFPPLPRPDVHLDGDRLLLPGGRVMRLRPEDRQVLAYADGERNGAAITEALLREDGRPADGARDRVEKILTRLLKQRVLTWDANIPVDVRAERILRRRVAAVADPELFVRFEAVLTELDRHRNAVDAAGSADELAECLDALDTFFVRTTGLDASRDEGKAYAGRTLCYQDAVRDCRVELGTDFLDAVARPLALVADAADWFGNRLVELVETEVAALVRAAAARRATVTLADVWPQVLGLFWGDGAAPVHTATRELAEKWRQVLDPVGAARVDLRVDLRVEDVEERVRAAFATGPVRSPHLALHSPDLQVAQGADGDLTVVLGELHACLATCDLPFLDWTGDTGSLRDKVNAAIDAPRLVPLLPVDWKRNSGRMVPAPIGAGDRLIGFTRAPFDDRSRIDAAVAITLADRDGTVTATTPDGREWSMAELLAVPVSIIAADAFKIGLDRPHAPRVTLDGLVLFRETWRVPAGEIPLAAKPDREGDYLAVRRWLRERGLPDQAFVKFPQETKPSLVDFTSPTLVLSFANLVRRARRLDADATVILSEPLPHPEDSWLTDAEGERYVSELRVQISRKVPA, from the coding sequence ATGACCGGCACCCGTACTGCACTGCGCGCGCACGACTGGGCCGACTTCCGGCCCACCCGGCGCCTCGGTGACAGCGAGTGGCACATGTGGGGCGTCGGGCTGCTGCGCAGCGCCGGGTTCCCCGCCTCGGGTCTCGCCCTGCTCGGCGGGCCGGGCGCCGCCGCCGCTGCCGACCGCGGCGACCGGGACGCCTTCGCCGCCGCCTACCGCGCCGACAGCGAGGCCGAGGCATGCCGCCTGGCCGTCCTCGCCCGCGACGAGAAGGTCCGTACGGCCATCGCCTGGCAGAACCGGACCGTCTACCGCGTCCTCGACGCGCTCGCCGCGGGGACCGGCAAGGACTCCAAGCGCAAGCAGCGCGAACGCACCCTCGCCATGTACTGGCTGCGCTACTGCGCCAAGGCCGAGACAATCGGCTTCTTCGGCCCGGCCGCCTGGATCTCCGTCGGACGCTCGCGTGAGGCGCTCGCGGTGGACCACGGCGAGCGGCTCGTCGCACGGAGCCGTACGTTCTTCGAGCGCTGGGCGCTGGCCGCCCTCGCGGACTGGATGGTCGCCCAGCCCGGTGCCCGCTGGTGGTTCCCGCCGCTGCCGCGCCCCGACGTCCACCTCGACGGCGACCGGCTGCTCCTGCCGGGCGGCCGCGTCATGCGGCTGCGCCCGGAGGACCGCCAGGTCCTCGCGTACGCGGACGGCGAGCGCAACGGCGCGGCGATCACCGAGGCCCTCCTCCGTGAGGACGGCCGGCCGGCGGACGGGGCGCGGGACCGCGTCGAGAAGATCCTGACGCGGCTGCTCAAGCAGCGCGTGCTGACCTGGGACGCCAACATCCCGGTCGACGTGCGGGCCGAGCGGATCCTGCGGCGGCGCGTGGCCGCCGTCGCCGACCCCGAGCTGTTCGTGCGCTTCGAGGCGGTCCTCACCGAGCTCGACCGGCACCGTAACGCCGTCGACGCGGCCGGCTCCGCCGACGAGCTCGCCGAGTGCCTCGACGCGCTGGACACCTTCTTCGTCCGTACGACCGGACTCGACGCGTCCCGCGACGAGGGCAAGGCGTACGCGGGCCGCACCCTCTGCTACCAGGACGCGGTGCGCGACTGCCGGGTCGAGCTCGGCACCGACTTCCTGGACGCCGTCGCCCGCCCGCTCGCCCTGGTGGCGGACGCGGCGGACTGGTTCGGCAACCGGCTCGTGGAACTGGTCGAGACGGAGGTCGCCGCTCTCGTACGGGCCGCCGCCGCGCGGCGCGCGACCGTCACGCTGGCCGACGTGTGGCCGCAGGTGCTCGGCCTGTTCTGGGGCGACGGCGCCGCACCGGTGCACACCGCGACCCGGGAACTGGCCGAGAAGTGGCGCCAGGTGCTGGACCCGGTGGGCGCCGCGCGGGTCGATCTGCGGGTCGATCTGCGGGTCGAGGACGTCGAGGAGAGGGTGCGTGCCGCCTTCGCCACCGGTCCGGTCCGCTCGCCCCATCTCGCCCTGCACAGCCCGGACCTGCAAGTGGCCCAGGGGGCGGACGGGGACCTGACCGTCGTCCTCGGCGAGCTGCACGCCTGTCTCGCCACCTGTGACCTGCCGTTCCTCGACTGGACCGGCGACACGGGCTCCCTGCGCGACAAGGTGAACGCCGCGATCGACGCCCCGCGCCTGGTGCCGCTGCTCCCGGTCGACTGGAAGCGCAACAGCGGCCGTATGGTGCCCGCGCCCATCGGCGCGGGTGACCGGCTCATCGGCTTCACCCGGGCTCCTTTCGACGACCGCTCCCGCATCGACGCGGCCGTCGCGATCACCCTGGCCGACCGGGACGGCACGGTCACCGCCACCACGCCCGACGGGCGCGAGTGGAGCATGGCCGAGCTGCTCGCCGTACCGGTGTCGATCATCGCCGCGGACGCCTTCAAGATCGGGCTCGACCGGCCGCACGCCCCGCGCGTCACCCTCGACGGGCTGGTCCTGTTCCGGGAGACCTGGCGGGTGCCGGCCGGGGAGATCCCGCTGGCCGCCAAGCCCGACCGGGAGGGCGACTACCTCGCCGTACGGCGATGGCTGCGCGAACGCGGGCTGCCCGACCAGGCGTTCGTGAAGTTCCCGCAGGAGACGAAGCCGTCCCTGGTCGACTTCACCAGCCCCACCCTCGTGCTCTCCTTCGCCAACCTCGTCCGCCGCGCCCGGCGTCTCGACGCGGACGCCACGGTGATCCTCAGCGAGCCGCTGCCCCACCCGGAGGACTCCTGGCTGACGGACGCCGAGGGCGAGCGCTACGTCAGCGAACTCCGGGTCCAGATCAGCAGAAAGGTACCGGCATGA
- a CDS encoding aminotransferase-like domain-containing protein, whose protein sequence is MWTDVRPAAEMPQLFERGGDLISFAGGLPDLDLLPLKELSEQMGRLMRLGGRIALQYSTPHVAKALVPAITDLMAREGGRTDAGNLVPTAGSQMGLLAIGLGVAVPGETVLCQTPAYPGAAAAFRTAGLRLHGAPEDAGGLDPQALPATVARLRAEGQRVRMLYCNPTFQNPTGATLSVERRHQLLDAAREADLLIVEDNPYGLLGFDGRTVQTLQGLDPENVIHLGTFSKVFAPGLRCGWIAAPAPLAERLRRTTEVMALSPSAFTQAALAAFHARSGWDALIDAYRERYRERCGLMADALEDELGTDGPWQWRRPDGGFYLWLRHTAGADTRRLALAAAEQGVSFVPGTHFGLDGEGGDALRLAFSNVPRGRIAEGVSRLAAVLRGAEADAGADVEGRTV, encoded by the coding sequence ATGTGGACCGACGTCCGACCCGCGGCCGAGATGCCGCAGCTCTTCGAGCGGGGCGGTGACCTGATCTCGTTCGCCGGCGGCCTGCCGGACCTGGACCTGCTGCCCCTGAAGGAACTCTCCGAGCAGATGGGCCGGCTGATGCGGCTCGGCGGGCGGATCGCGCTCCAGTACAGCACCCCGCACGTGGCCAAGGCCCTCGTCCCCGCGATCACCGACCTGATGGCCCGTGAGGGCGGCCGCACCGACGCCGGCAACCTCGTGCCGACCGCGGGCTCCCAGATGGGGCTGCTCGCCATCGGCCTCGGCGTCGCCGTACCGGGTGAGACCGTGCTCTGCCAGACCCCCGCCTACCCCGGCGCGGCCGCCGCCTTCCGCACGGCGGGACTGCGGCTGCACGGCGCCCCCGAGGACGCCGGGGGACTCGACCCGCAGGCGCTGCCCGCGACCGTGGCACGGCTGCGTGCCGAGGGGCAGCGGGTGCGGATGCTGTACTGCAACCCGACCTTCCAGAACCCCACCGGCGCCACGCTGTCCGTGGAGCGTCGCCACCAGCTCCTCGACGCCGCACGGGAAGCGGACCTGCTGATCGTCGAGGACAACCCGTACGGGCTGCTCGGCTTCGACGGGCGTACCGTCCAGACCCTCCAGGGCCTCGACCCGGAGAACGTCATCCATCTCGGGACGTTCTCCAAGGTCTTCGCCCCCGGCCTGCGCTGCGGCTGGATCGCCGCGCCCGCGCCGCTCGCCGAGCGACTGCGCCGCACCACTGAGGTCATGGCGCTGTCCCCGTCGGCGTTCACCCAGGCCGCGCTGGCCGCTTTCCACGCCCGCAGCGGGTGGGATGCGCTGATCGACGCCTACCGGGAGCGCTACCGGGAGCGGTGCGGCCTGATGGCCGACGCGCTCGAGGACGAGCTGGGCACGGACGGGCCCTGGCAGTGGCGGCGGCCGGACGGCGGCTTCTACCTGTGGCTGCGGCACACGGCCGGCGCCGACACCCGGCGCCTGGCGCTCGCCGCCGCGGAACAGGGCGTCTCCTTCGTGCCGGGCACCCACTTCGGACTCGACGGGGAGGGCGGCGACGCGCTCCGGCTCGCCTTCAGCAACGTCCCCCGCGGCCGCATCGCCGAGGGCGTCTCCCGTCTCGCGGCCGTGCTGCGCGGCGCGGAAGCGGACGCGGGAGCCGACGTCGAGGGGCGGACCGTATGA
- a CDS encoding acyl carrier protein: protein MNQSQFDQLVEEICAVRVIDSEAPLVDLGVDSLHTVALVMAVEDRFGIELDPDALADFSLTSSAGLLKIVHEHLSAKASDTAGS from the coding sequence ATGAACCAGTCGCAGTTTGACCAGCTCGTCGAGGAGATCTGCGCCGTGCGGGTCATCGACTCCGAAGCGCCGCTCGTGGACCTCGGCGTGGACTCGCTGCACACCGTCGCCCTGGTGATGGCCGTCGAGGACCGGTTCGGCATCGAGCTGGACCCCGACGCGCTCGCCGACTTCTCGCTCACCTCGTCGGCCGGTCTGCTGAAGATCGTGCACGAGCACCTGTCGGCCAAGGCGTCCGACACGGCGGGGAGTTGA
- a CDS encoding class I adenylate-forming enzyme family protein: MQVSDLFARARAERPGHVALIDADGPLTYAELGDRADRAAGWLRSQGVCAGDRIVHAGPGDRTFLALLWAAFRIGAVFVPVHPDLTDDQVEHIVRDCTAALAICPPAAGAAARATVEVERAAREIEQAPADCAAAEVADDAVALLIYTSGTTGRPKGVVCPHRQILAAVRAVNDRLGYRADDVVLCRLPLSFDYGLYQALLCALTGSTLVLADRGGDLALMRAVDRHGVTVVPLVPSLAQILTLLQKKLRRPTKVRLFTNTGARPSRAVMGELLDAFPGSVFASMYGMTECKRISVLDPALYADHPDSVGRAIPGDHIRIIGPDRRTLPPGEVGEIVVWGETVMAGYWGIPLERQDRYVRRADGSLELHTGDHGRLDADGLLYFVGRDDDMIKRRGVRMGLSELEHAAERVPGVYAAVAPRPAGEDEPLLLAVQTALSPHEVRTALARHLDAARLPDSIVPLDTVPLTANGKPDRAAVARLLIAEAHADRATADQATDTTAPTRNAHEPVAV; encoded by the coding sequence ATGCAGGTGTCTGACCTGTTCGCACGGGCCCGCGCCGAGCGCCCCGGGCACGTCGCGCTCATCGACGCCGACGGGCCGCTGACCTACGCCGAGCTGGGTGACCGGGCCGACCGGGCCGCCGGCTGGCTGCGCAGCCAGGGGGTGTGCGCGGGGGACCGGATCGTCCACGCGGGCCCCGGCGACCGCACCTTCCTCGCCCTGCTGTGGGCCGCGTTCCGCATCGGGGCCGTGTTCGTCCCCGTCCACCCCGACCTGACCGATGACCAGGTAGAGCACATCGTGCGGGACTGCACGGCCGCCCTCGCGATCTGCCCGCCCGCCGCGGGCGCGGCCGCCCGGGCCACCGTCGAGGTGGAACGGGCCGCGCGGGAAATCGAGCAGGCACCCGCCGACTGTGCCGCCGCCGAGGTGGCGGACGACGCGGTCGCCCTGCTGATCTACACCTCCGGCACCACCGGCCGCCCCAAGGGCGTCGTCTGCCCCCACCGGCAGATCCTCGCGGCCGTCCGCGCCGTCAACGACCGCCTCGGCTACCGCGCCGACGACGTGGTGCTCTGCCGGCTGCCGCTCTCCTTCGACTACGGGCTCTACCAGGCCCTGCTGTGCGCGCTCACCGGCTCCACCCTGGTCCTCGCCGACCGGGGCGGCGACCTCGCCCTGATGCGGGCCGTCGATCGCCACGGCGTCACCGTCGTCCCGCTCGTGCCCTCGCTCGCGCAGATCCTCACGCTGCTCCAGAAGAAGCTGCGCCGTCCCACGAAGGTCCGGCTGTTCACCAACACCGGCGCCCGGCCCAGCCGCGCCGTGATGGGCGAACTGCTCGACGCCTTCCCCGGCTCCGTCTTCGCCTCCATGTACGGAATGACCGAGTGCAAGCGGATCTCGGTGCTCGACCCCGCCCTGTACGCGGACCACCCCGACTCGGTGGGCCGGGCCATCCCCGGTGACCACATACGGATCATCGGGCCGGACCGGCGGACCCTGCCGCCGGGCGAGGTCGGCGAGATCGTCGTATGGGGCGAGACCGTGATGGCCGGGTACTGGGGGATCCCGCTGGAGCGGCAGGACCGGTACGTGCGCCGCGCGGACGGCTCGCTGGAACTGCACACCGGCGACCATGGCCGGCTCGACGCCGACGGGCTGCTGTACTTCGTCGGCCGCGACGACGACATGATCAAGCGGCGCGGCGTACGGATGGGCCTGTCCGAGCTCGAGCACGCCGCCGAGCGCGTCCCCGGCGTGTACGCCGCCGTCGCCCCCCGCCCCGCCGGGGAGGACGAGCCGCTGCTGCTCGCCGTGCAGACGGCCCTCAGCCCGCACGAGGTACGCACCGCCCTCGCCCGGCACCTGGACGCGGCCCGCCTCCCCGACTCGATCGTCCCGCTCGACACCGTGCCGCTGACGGCCAACGGCAAGCCCGACCGCGCGGCCGTCGCCCGGCTGCTCATCGCCGAGGCCCACGCCGACCGGGCCACCGCCGACCAGGCCACCGACACCACCGCACCCACGAGGAACGCCCATGAACCAGTCGCAGTTTGA
- a CDS encoding ACP S-malonyltransferase encodes MYAFVVPGQGSQTPGMLAGWLRDPAHAERLRAWSEAADVDLAHLGSKAPAAEIARTENAQPLLVAAGLLAHEALSSAEGAGPVVAAGHSVGELTAAVYAGALDPADAVRLAAVRGRAMAAACAEAPTSMAAVVGGDEAAVLDRIAELGLYAATFNGPGQIVAAGAVTDLERLAAAPPPSATVKPLPVAGAFHTPYMESARQAVAVAAERIPFLRPAGVLLSNADGTVVSEPDDIGRRLVEQVVRPVRWDLCLDTLGRIAPEVTVCLPPARTLAGILKRQLPQLAVVCVTAPRDLDRTRARLDAAAPRKEDLVHAGV; translated from the coding sequence ATGTACGCATTCGTGGTGCCGGGGCAGGGCTCCCAGACCCCGGGCATGCTGGCCGGCTGGCTGCGCGACCCGGCGCACGCCGAGCGGCTGCGGGCCTGGTCCGAGGCCGCCGACGTGGATCTCGCGCACCTCGGCAGCAAGGCGCCGGCCGCCGAGATCGCCCGTACCGAAAACGCCCAGCCGCTGCTGGTCGCCGCCGGGCTCCTCGCCCACGAGGCGCTCAGCTCGGCCGAGGGCGCCGGGCCGGTGGTGGCCGCCGGGCACTCCGTCGGGGAGCTGACCGCAGCGGTGTACGCCGGGGCGCTCGACCCCGCCGACGCCGTGCGCCTCGCCGCGGTGCGGGGCCGGGCCATGGCCGCCGCCTGCGCCGAGGCCCCCACCTCGATGGCGGCCGTGGTCGGCGGCGACGAGGCGGCCGTCCTCGACCGCATCGCCGAACTCGGCCTGTACGCGGCCACCTTCAACGGCCCCGGCCAGATCGTCGCGGCCGGAGCCGTGACGGACCTGGAGCGGCTCGCCGCCGCCCCGCCGCCCTCCGCCACGGTCAAGCCGCTCCCGGTCGCGGGCGCCTTCCACACCCCGTACATGGAGTCCGCGCGGCAGGCCGTCGCGGTGGCGGCCGAGCGGATCCCGTTCCTGCGGCCGGCCGGGGTGCTCCTGTCGAACGCCGACGGCACCGTCGTCAGCGAGCCGGACGACATCGGCCGCCGCCTCGTCGAGCAGGTGGTCAGGCCGGTGCGCTGGGACCTGTGCCTGGACACGCTCGGCAGGATCGCGCCCGAGGTGACGGTCTGTCTGCCGCCCGCCCGCACCCTCGCGGGCATCCTCAAGCGCCAACTGCCCCAGCTCGCCGTCGTCTGCGTCACCGCGCCCCGCGACCTCGACAGGACGCGCGCCCGGCTCGACGCCGCCGCCCCCCGGAAGGAGGACCTCGTCCATGCAGGTGTCTGA